Proteins encoded together in one Quercus lobata isolate SW786 chromosome 3, ValleyOak3.0 Primary Assembly, whole genome shotgun sequence window:
- the LOC115979292 gene encoding probable leucine-rich repeat receptor-like protein kinase At1g35710 isoform X3, whose amino-acid sequence MTSLSKKPLLNQFISSLLFFLLVVVILDFVCSSTASVSSVTSPFVYTNNKVKLAEERKEVKALLKWKTNLHSKSQSFLSSWAGSNPCNWVGINCDKSGSITHLNLSSHSLKGTLHNLSFQSFPNLLSVDLSYNSLFGTIPTNIVHLSRLSVLKLSYNQFTGKIPSEIGQLTSLHIFYLANNHMSGLIPQELGGLTSLSELDLSSNNLTGVIPASLGNLSNLKTLYLHRNQLSGSFPQELGMLSSLTDLQLSRNNLTGTIPISLRNLSNLSTLYLYENQLSGSIPQEIGMLSSLTNLGLSTNNLIGTIPISLGNLSNLNTLYLNENQLSGSIPQELGMLSSLTDLELSRNNFTGTIPVSLGNLSNLNKLYLHKNHLYGTIHAFLGNLSNLTILYLYENQLSGSIPQELGMLSSLTDLQLSRNNLIGTIPVSLGNLSNLSTLYLFENQLSGSIPQEIGMLSSLTNLGLSTNNLTGTIPISLGNLSNLNTLYLFENQLSGSIPQELGMLSSLTDLELSRNNLTGTIPQEIGMLSSLTNLGLSTNNLTGTIPISLGNLSNLNTLYLFENQLSGSIPQELGMLSSLTDLELSRNNLTGTIPVSLGNLSNLNKLYLHKNHLYGTIHAFLGNLSNLTILYLYENQLSGSIPQELGMLSSLTDLQLSRNNLIGTIPVSLGNLSNLSTLYLFENQLSGFIPQEIGMLSSLTNLGLSTNNLTGTIPISLGNLSNLSTLYLLENQLSGSIPQELGLLSSLTDLQLSRNNFTGHLPNNVCHGGLLEKFIANNNHFIGSIPKSLSNCSSLIRVRLDGNQLIGNIGESFGVYPRLLYMDLSHNKLYGHLSTNWGQCRNLTSLKISNNDISGRLPPELGEAIQLHVLNLSSNKIHGEIPKELGQVVAVKKLHPLSEDSVAIIKAFTNEIHSLTEIRHRNIMRLHGFCSHPRYLLLVYEYLEGGSLEKILNNDELALDFDWAKRVNVVKGVANALSYMHHECSHPIIHRDISSKNVLLDLDFEAHVSDFGTSKIMSSDTSYWTSFAGTIGYAAPENAYTMEVSEKCDVYSFGVVTLEVIMGRHPGDLISSFLSSSSHDVLLEDVLDQRLVLPTRQLAEKVVLVAKIALACLHNSPQSRPTMQHVYQKLSNWKSPLTKPLGMITLRELIDLSTI is encoded by the exons ATGACATCCCTTTCAAAGAAACCGCTCTTAAACCAATTCATTTCATCTCTACTCTTCTTCCTCCTTGTTGTCGTCATCCTTGATTTCGTTTGTTCATCCACTGCTTCTGTTTCCTCCGTAACTTCTCCTTTCGTTTACACTAATAATAAGGTTAAGTTAGcagaagaaagaaaggaagtaAAGGCTCTTCTAAAATGGAAAACCAACCTTCACAGTAAAAGCCAGTCTTTTTTGTCCTCTTGGGCTGGAAGTAATCCTTGCAATTGGGTCGGAATAAATTGCGACAAGTCTGGAAGCATCACCCATCTAAACCTTTCAAGTCACAGTTTGAAAGGTACACTTCACAATCTAAGCTTTCAATCCTTCCCCAATCTACTCAGTGTTGATCTTTCTTACAACTCACTATTTGGAACCATCCCCACAAATATTGTTCACCTCTCTAGACTCTCGGTTCTAAAACTTTCTTATAATCAATTCACTGGGAAAATTCCTTCCGAAATAGGCCAACTGACAAGTCTTCACATCTTTTACCTTGCTAATAATCATATGAGTGGCCTTATCCCTCAAGAATTAGGAGGGTTAACTTCTTTGAGTGAACTTGATTTATCGTCAAATAATCTCACAGGTGTTATCCCTGCTTCTCTTGGAAACTTAAGCAACCTAAAAACTCTATATCTTCATAGAAACCAACTTTCTGGTTCCTTCCCTCAAGAATTAGGAATGCTAAGTTCTCTGACTGACCTTCAGTTATCAAGAAACAATCTCACAGGTACCATCCCTATTTCTCTTAGAAACTTAAGCAACCTAAGCACTCTATATCTTTATGAGAACCAACTTTCTGGTTCCATCCCTCAAGAAATAGGAATGCTAAGTTCTCTGACTAACCTTGGGTTATCAACAAACAATCTCATAGGTACCATCCCTATTTCTCTTGGAAACTTAAGCAACCTAAACACTCTATATCTTAATGAGAACCAACTTTCTGGTTCCATCCCTCAAGAATTAGGAATGCTAAGTTCTCTGACTGATCTTGAGTTATCAAGAAACAATTTCACAGGTACCATCCCTGTTTCTCTTGGAAACTTAAGCAACCTAAACAAACTATATCTTCACAAGAACCATCTCTATGGTACCATCCATGCTTTTCTTGGAAACTTAAGCAACCTAACTATTCTATATCTTTATGAGAACCAACTTTCTGGTTCCATCCCCCAAGAATTAGGAATGCTAAGTTCTCTGACTGACCTTCAATTATCAAGAAACAACCTCATAGGTACCATTCCTGTTTCTCTTGGAAACTTAAGCAACCTAAGCACTCTATATCTTTTTGAGAACCAACTTTCTGGTTCCATCCCTCAAGAAATAGGAATGCTAAGTTCTCTGACTAACCTTGGGTTATCAACAAACAATCTCACAGGTACCATCCCTATTTCTCTTGGAAACTTAAGCAACCTAAACACTCTATATCTTTTTGAGAACCAACTTTCTGGTTCCATCCCTCAAGAATTAGGAATGCTAAGTTCTCTGACTGATCTTGAGTTATCAAGAAACAATCTCACAGGTACCATCCCTCAAGAAATAGGAATGCTAAGTTCTCTGACTAACCTTGGGTTATCAACAAACAATCTCACAGGTACCATCCCTATTTCTCTTGGAAACTTAAGCAACCTAAACACTCTATATCTTTTTGAGAACCAACTTTCTGGTTCCATCCCTCAAGAATTAGGAATGCTAAGTTCTCTGACTGATCTTGAGTTATCAAGAAACAATCTCACAGGTACCATCCCTGTTTCTCTTGGAAACTTAAGCAACCTAAACAAGCTATATCTTCACAAGAACCATCTCTATGGTACCATCCATGCTTTTCTTGGAAACTTAAGCAACCTAACTATTCTATATCTTTATGAGAACCAACTTTCTGGTTCCATCCCCCAAGAATTAGGAATGCTAAGTTCTCTGACTGACCTTCAATTATCAAGAAACAACCTCATAGGTACCATTCCTGTTTCTCTTGGAAACTTAAGCAACCTAAGCACTCTATATCTTTTTGAGAACCAACTTTCTGGTTTCATCCCTCAAGAAATAGGAATGCTAAGTTCTTTGACTAACCTTGGGTTATCAACAAACAATCTCACAGGTACCATCCCTATTTCTCTAGGAAACTTAAGCAACCTAAGCACTCTATATCTTTTGGAGAACCAACTTTCTGGTTCCATCCCTCAAGAATTAGGATTGCTAAGTTCTCTGACTGACCTTCAGTTATCAAGAAACAATTTCACTGGTCACTTACCAAACAATGTGTGCCACGGTGGATTGCTTGAGAAGTTCATCGCAAACAATAATCATTTTATTGGTTCAATACCAAAATCCTTGAGCAACTGCAGTAGCCTCATCAGAGTCCGACTTGATGGAAATCAACTTATTGGAAATATAGGAGAAAGTTTTGGGGTATACCCACGCTTATTATATATGGATTTGAGTCATAATAAACTTTATGGTCATCTTTCAACTAATTGGGGGCAATGTCGAAACTTGACAAGCCTTAAAATCTCTAACAATGATATTTCAGGTAGATTACCTCCTGAGCTTGGAGAAGCAATTCAATTACATGTACTGAACCTCTCCTCAAATAAGATACATGGGGAAATCCCAAAGGAATTAG GTCAAGTTGTTGCTGTAAAGAAACTTCATCCACTCTCAGAAGACAGTGTGGCCATTATAAAAGCTTTCACCAATGAGATACATAGTCTAACTGAAATACGACATCGCAACATTATGAGGCTTCATGGTTTTTGCTCACATCCACGATACTTGCTTTTAGTTTATGAGTACTTGGAAGGAGGGAGCCTAGAAAAGATACTAAACAATGATGAATTAGCACTGGACTTTGATTGGGCTAAGAGGGTAAATGTTGTCAAAGGTGTGGCAAATGCTTTGTCTTATATGCATCATGAATGCTCACATCCAATAATTCATCGTGACATATCAAGCAAGAATGTTCTACTAGATTTGGATTTTGAAGCTCATGTCTCTGACTTTGGCACATCTAAGATTATGAGTTCTGACACATCTTATTGGACTTCATTTGCTGGCACCATTGGGTACGCCGCTCCAG AAAACGCGTACACGATGGAAGTAAGTGAAAAGTGTGATGTCTATAGTTTTGGAGTAGTCACATTGGAAGTAATTATGGGAAGGCATCCGGGTGATTTGATCTCATCATTTCTATCATCATCATCCCATGATGTGCTCCTAGAAGATGTGTTGGATCAACGGCTTGTGCTACCTACAAGGCAACTTGCGGAGAAGGTGGTTTTAGTGGCCAAGATAGCATTGGCTTGCTTGCACAACAGTCCACAATCTCGTCCAACAATGCAACATGTTTATCAGAAGCTATCAAATTGGAAATCCCCGCTCACAAAGCCTTTGGGCATGATCACATTAAGGGAACTCATCGATCTCTCGACAATCTGA
- the LOC115979292 gene encoding probable leucine-rich repeat receptor-like protein kinase At1g35710 isoform X4 yields the protein MTSLSKKPLLNQFISSLLFFLLVVVILDFVCSSTASVSSVTSPFVYTNNKVKLAEERKEVKALLKWKTNLHSKSQSFLSSWAGSNPCNWVGINCDKSGSITHLNLSSHSLKGTLHNLSFQSFPNLLSVDLSYNSLFGTIPTNIVHLSRLSVLKLSYNQFTGKIPSEIGQLTSLHIFYLANNHMSGLIPQELGGLTSLSELDLSSNNLTGVIPASLGNLSNLKTLYLHRNQLSGSFPQELGMLSSLTDLQLSRNNLTGTIPISLRNLSNLSTLYLYENQLSGSIPQEIGMLSSLTNLGLSTNNLIGTIPISLGNLSNLNTLYLNENQLSGSIPQELGMLSSLTDLELSRNNFTGTIPVSLGNLSNLNKLYLHKNHLYGTIHAFLGNLSNLTILYLYENQLSGSIPQELGMLSSLTDLQLSRNNLIGTIPVSLGNLSNLSTLYLFENQLSGSIPQEIGMLSSLTNLGLSTNNLTGTIPISLGNLSNLNTLYLFENQLSGSIPQELGMLSSLTDLELSRNNLTGTIPQEIGMLSSLTNLGLSTNNLTGTIPISLGNLSNLNTLYLFENQLSGSIPQELGMLSSLTDLELSRNNLTGTIPVSLGNLSNLNKLYLHKNHLYGTIHAFLGNLSNLTILYLYENQLSGSIPQELGMLSSLTDLQLSRNNLIGTIPVSLGNLSNLSTLYLFENQLSGFIPQEIGMLSSLTNLGLSTNNLTGQVVAVKKLHPLSEDSVAIIKAFTNEIHSLTEIRHRNIMRLHGFCSHPRYLLLVYEYLEGGSLEKILNNDELALDFDWAKRVNVVKGVANALSYMHHECSHPIIHRDISSKNVLLDLDFEAHVSDFGTSKIMSSDTSYWTSFAGTIGYAAPENAYTMEVSEKCDVYSFGVVTLEVIMGRHPGDLISSFLSSSSHDVLLEDVLDQRLVLPTRQLAEKVVLVAKIALACLHNSPQSRPTMQHVYQKLSNWKSPLTKPLGMITLRELIDLSTI from the exons ATGACATCCCTTTCAAAGAAACCGCTCTTAAACCAATTCATTTCATCTCTACTCTTCTTCCTCCTTGTTGTCGTCATCCTTGATTTCGTTTGTTCATCCACTGCTTCTGTTTCCTCCGTAACTTCTCCTTTCGTTTACACTAATAATAAGGTTAAGTTAGcagaagaaagaaaggaagtaAAGGCTCTTCTAAAATGGAAAACCAACCTTCACAGTAAAAGCCAGTCTTTTTTGTCCTCTTGGGCTGGAAGTAATCCTTGCAATTGGGTCGGAATAAATTGCGACAAGTCTGGAAGCATCACCCATCTAAACCTTTCAAGTCACAGTTTGAAAGGTACACTTCACAATCTAAGCTTTCAATCCTTCCCCAATCTACTCAGTGTTGATCTTTCTTACAACTCACTATTTGGAACCATCCCCACAAATATTGTTCACCTCTCTAGACTCTCGGTTCTAAAACTTTCTTATAATCAATTCACTGGGAAAATTCCTTCCGAAATAGGCCAACTGACAAGTCTTCACATCTTTTACCTTGCTAATAATCATATGAGTGGCCTTATCCCTCAAGAATTAGGAGGGTTAACTTCTTTGAGTGAACTTGATTTATCGTCAAATAATCTCACAGGTGTTATCCCTGCTTCTCTTGGAAACTTAAGCAACCTAAAAACTCTATATCTTCATAGAAACCAACTTTCTGGTTCCTTCCCTCAAGAATTAGGAATGCTAAGTTCTCTGACTGACCTTCAGTTATCAAGAAACAATCTCACAGGTACCATCCCTATTTCTCTTAGAAACTTAAGCAACCTAAGCACTCTATATCTTTATGAGAACCAACTTTCTGGTTCCATCCCTCAAGAAATAGGAATGCTAAGTTCTCTGACTAACCTTGGGTTATCAACAAACAATCTCATAGGTACCATCCCTATTTCTCTTGGAAACTTAAGCAACCTAAACACTCTATATCTTAATGAGAACCAACTTTCTGGTTCCATCCCTCAAGAATTAGGAATGCTAAGTTCTCTGACTGATCTTGAGTTATCAAGAAACAATTTCACAGGTACCATCCCTGTTTCTCTTGGAAACTTAAGCAACCTAAACAAACTATATCTTCACAAGAACCATCTCTATGGTACCATCCATGCTTTTCTTGGAAACTTAAGCAACCTAACTATTCTATATCTTTATGAGAACCAACTTTCTGGTTCCATCCCCCAAGAATTAGGAATGCTAAGTTCTCTGACTGACCTTCAATTATCAAGAAACAACCTCATAGGTACCATTCCTGTTTCTCTTGGAAACTTAAGCAACCTAAGCACTCTATATCTTTTTGAGAACCAACTTTCTGGTTCCATCCCTCAAGAAATAGGAATGCTAAGTTCTCTGACTAACCTTGGGTTATCAACAAACAATCTCACAGGTACCATCCCTATTTCTCTTGGAAACTTAAGCAACCTAAACACTCTATATCTTTTTGAGAACCAACTTTCTGGTTCCATCCCTCAAGAATTAGGAATGCTAAGTTCTCTGACTGATCTTGAGTTATCAAGAAACAATCTCACAGGTACCATCCCTCAAGAAATAGGAATGCTAAGTTCTCTGACTAACCTTGGGTTATCAACAAACAATCTCACAGGTACCATCCCTATTTCTCTTGGAAACTTAAGCAACCTAAACACTCTATATCTTTTTGAGAACCAACTTTCTGGTTCCATCCCTCAAGAATTAGGAATGCTAAGTTCTCTGACTGATCTTGAGTTATCAAGAAACAATCTCACAGGTACCATCCCTGTTTCTCTTGGAAACTTAAGCAACCTAAACAAGCTATATCTTCACAAGAACCATCTCTATGGTACCATCCATGCTTTTCTTGGAAACTTAAGCAACCTAACTATTCTATATCTTTATGAGAACCAACTTTCTGGTTCCATCCCCCAAGAATTAGGAATGCTAAGTTCTCTGACTGACCTTCAATTATCAAGAAACAACCTCATAGGTACCATTCCTGTTTCTCTTGGAAACTTAAGCAACCTAAGCACTCTATATCTTTTTGAGAACCAACTTTCTGGTTTCATCCCTCAAGAAATAGGAATGCTAAGTTCTTTGACTAACCTTGGGTTATCAACAAACAATCTCACAG GTCAAGTTGTTGCTGTAAAGAAACTTCATCCACTCTCAGAAGACAGTGTGGCCATTATAAAAGCTTTCACCAATGAGATACATAGTCTAACTGAAATACGACATCGCAACATTATGAGGCTTCATGGTTTTTGCTCACATCCACGATACTTGCTTTTAGTTTATGAGTACTTGGAAGGAGGGAGCCTAGAAAAGATACTAAACAATGATGAATTAGCACTGGACTTTGATTGGGCTAAGAGGGTAAATGTTGTCAAAGGTGTGGCAAATGCTTTGTCTTATATGCATCATGAATGCTCACATCCAATAATTCATCGTGACATATCAAGCAAGAATGTTCTACTAGATTTGGATTTTGAAGCTCATGTCTCTGACTTTGGCACATCTAAGATTATGAGTTCTGACACATCTTATTGGACTTCATTTGCTGGCACCATTGGGTACGCCGCTCCAG AAAACGCGTACACGATGGAAGTAAGTGAAAAGTGTGATGTCTATAGTTTTGGAGTAGTCACATTGGAAGTAATTATGGGAAGGCATCCGGGTGATTTGATCTCATCATTTCTATCATCATCATCCCATGATGTGCTCCTAGAAGATGTGTTGGATCAACGGCTTGTGCTACCTACAAGGCAACTTGCGGAGAAGGTGGTTTTAGTGGCCAAGATAGCATTGGCTTGCTTGCACAACAGTCCACAATCTCGTCCAACAATGCAACATGTTTATCAGAAGCTATCAAATTGGAAATCCCCGCTCACAAAGCCTTTGGGCATGATCACATTAAGGGAACTCATCGATCTCTCGACAATCTGA